A genomic region of Candidatus Latescibacter sp. contains the following coding sequences:
- a CDS encoding class I SAM-dependent methyltransferase, translated as MSALEGGARDALAAGARLRKLFPDVPPAFLAAAVELAEARERGKGKFARAGEMFFTREALEQATGEEAAKHRAERFRGLGTVCDACCGIGGDAVALGAAAERIICVDRDPARLLFCAENMRLHGIVAEMTEGDILCLPEILKECDALFIDPSRRSGGKRTWDPFAMEPPLDRVEELLTKVPGGAAKLPTSIREDNLSIPHELEWVSTANGLKEAVLWTGNMRRCTVTVSLLHRNAILRDTDLPVEEAETGGEGEYLYEPDPALIRSGLLGRKAASLGMKLLSRAIAYTTSETLIRDDFFRGYRVLSRMKFNLKRLSEELNALGIGQVTVKKRGFPLLPEEVIKKLRLKGSGHAIVILTRLGKGHEAFIVEPVDSLKPYTFQTHGRSCG; from the coding sequence ATGTCCGCCCTGGAGGGGGGTGCACGCGATGCCCTCGCCGCCGGCGCCCGACTTCGCAAGCTGTTTCCGGATGTTCCGCCCGCCTTTCTCGCTGCGGCGGTGGAGCTGGCAGAAGCCCGTGAGCGGGGCAAAGGGAAATTTGCCCGCGCCGGGGAGATGTTCTTCACCCGTGAGGCGCTGGAGCAGGCCACCGGTGAAGAGGCGGCGAAACACCGTGCGGAACGCTTCCGGGGATTGGGAACGGTCTGCGATGCCTGCTGCGGCATCGGCGGTGACGCTGTCGCTCTCGGGGCTGCTGCGGAACGCATCATCTGCGTGGACCGTGACCCGGCAAGGCTCCTTTTCTGCGCCGAAAATATGCGGCTTCACGGTATAGTGGCCGAAATGACGGAGGGCGATATTCTCTGCCTGCCGGAGATACTGAAAGAATGCGATGCGCTCTTCATCGACCCCTCTCGGCGGAGCGGCGGCAAACGCACGTGGGACCCCTTCGCTATGGAGCCGCCGCTTGATCGGGTTGAAGAGCTTCTGACAAAGGTTCCGGGAGGCGCGGCCAAGCTGCCGACATCGATACGAGAGGATAATCTTTCCATCCCGCACGAGCTTGAATGGGTATCAACCGCGAACGGCCTCAAGGAGGCGGTGTTGTGGACAGGGAACATGCGGCGATGTACGGTGACGGTGAGCCTTCTCCACCGAAACGCTATTCTCCGCGATACCGATCTGCCGGTAGAGGAAGCGGAAACCGGCGGCGAAGGGGAATACTTGTACGAACCCGATCCTGCGCTCATCCGTTCGGGGCTTTTGGGGAGAAAAGCTGCTTCTCTTGGAATGAAGCTCCTCAGCCGGGCGATAGCCTACACAACATCGGAGACTTTGATCCGGGATGACTTTTTCCGGGGTTACCGGGTGCTCTCGCGGATGAAATTCAACCTGAAACGCCTATCCGAGGAGCTGAACGCCCTCGGCATCGGACAGGTTACCGTAAAAAAGCGGGGATTTCCCCTGCTCCCGGAAGAGGTTATAAAGAAGCTGCGATTGAAGGGGTCGGGGCACGCCATCGTTATACTCACCCGCCTGGGCAAAGGACACGAGGCGTTCATTGTGGAGCCGGTAGACTCTTTAAAGCCGTATACATTTCAAACGCACGGTAGGAGCTGCGGGTGA
- the lipA gene encoding lipoyl synthase translates to MRYLPHTPETVEKLMNDDVAGIMVTNPNTLILNTERKPSWLRKKVGYGAIFQNVQAVLESQRLHTVCEEALCPNRGDCFSQGAATFLILGDRCTRDCRFCAVAHGPDGVTDPSEPLRVAEAVKTLGLNYVVITSVTRDDLPDGGASHFAAVIRNIRILSPHTVIETLIPDFMGSEEALGTVVSACPDVLSHNLETAPGLYPLIRPGSDYRRSLTILKRAGEMDRDIVLKSGLMLGIGETREELCAVFSDLSQSGCVILSLGQYLQPDGDYYPVKRYVSPKEFEELRMIALETGFKEVASAPFTRSSYRAFEMYTALKSLPAPQ, encoded by the coding sequence ATGCGCTATCTCCCGCACACCCCGGAAACAGTGGAAAAGCTCATGAATGATGATGTGGCCGGAATCATGGTCACCAATCCGAACACACTCATACTGAATACCGAACGCAAACCTTCGTGGTTAAGAAAAAAGGTGGGGTATGGCGCCATTTTCCAGAACGTTCAGGCTGTTCTGGAATCTCAACGGCTCCATACCGTGTGCGAGGAAGCGCTTTGTCCAAACCGCGGCGATTGCTTTTCCCAGGGCGCCGCAACGTTTTTGATTTTGGGAGACCGGTGCACCCGCGATTGCCGCTTCTGTGCTGTGGCTCATGGACCCGATGGAGTTACTGACCCGTCAGAACCTCTCCGGGTCGCGGAAGCGGTAAAAACCCTGGGTTTGAACTATGTGGTGATCACATCGGTAACCCGCGACGATCTCCCCGATGGAGGAGCAAGCCATTTCGCCGCCGTCATCCGGAATATCCGTATTCTCTCCCCGCATACCGTTATTGAAACGCTCATCCCTGATTTCATGGGGTCGGAGGAGGCGCTTGGGACGGTTGTTTCCGCCTGTCCGGATGTCCTCAGCCACAACCTGGAAACGGCGCCCGGCCTCTATCCCCTGATCCGTCCCGGATCGGATTATCGCCGCTCTCTCACTATTTTAAAACGGGCCGGAGAAATGGATCGGGACATTGTTCTGAAATCCGGACTCATGCTGGGAATCGGGGAAACCCGCGAGGAACTCTGCGCAGTCTTTTCCGACCTGAGTCAGTCCGGGTGCGTCATCCTTTCGCTGGGACAGTATCTCCAGCCGGACGGCGATTACTATCCGGTGAAACGGTATGTCTCGCCGAAAGAATTTGAGGAACTGAGGATGATTGCTTTAGAAACGGGTTTTAAGGAAGTGGCCAGCGCGCCTTTCACCCGCAGCTCCTACCGTGCGTTTGAAATGTATACGGCTTTAAAGAGTCTACCGGCTCCACAATGA
- the gcvH gene encoding glycine cleavage system protein GcvH, whose amino-acid sequence MKQLHELHVPDDRKYSGDHEWAKPAGGLVRVGISDYAQSELGDAVYVELPEVGRMLQKDSEFGTVESVKAVSELRTPVGGEVAAVNTALVDAPQLMNQSPYDDGWMIEIKPGDPGEVNSLMGAKEYLAFLSGK is encoded by the coding sequence ATGAAACAGTTACATGAACTGCATGTTCCGGATGACCGTAAATATTCCGGCGATCACGAATGGGCAAAACCGGCAGGCGGCCTTGTGCGGGTCGGCATCAGCGATTACGCCCAGAGCGAACTGGGGGATGCCGTATATGTGGAGTTGCCGGAAGTCGGCAGGATGCTTCAAAAAGACAGCGAGTTCGGTACTGTGGAATCGGTGAAGGCGGTATCAGAACTGCGTACGCCGGTTGGCGGTGAAGTGGCGGCGGTGAATACAGCCCTGGTCGATGCTCCCCAGTTGATGAACCAGAGTCCCTATGACGACGGGTGGATGATCGAAATCAAGCCGGGCGATCCGGGCGAGGTAAATTCACTTATGGGCGCGAAAGAATATCTTGCCTTCCTCTCGGGGAAATAA
- a CDS encoding AsnC family protein, whose protein sequence is MKKGTSVEIDEINLNILRHLQDGSKSFGSIAKALSITENTVRARVSVMNKNGIR, encoded by the coding sequence ATGAAAAAAGGAACCTCTGTGGAGATTGACGAAATAAACCTGAATATTCTCAGGCACCTTCAGGACGGCAGCAAATCATTCGGCTCGATTGCCAAAGCCCTTTCCATTACCGAAAACACTGTCCGTGCACGGGTAAGTGTTATGAATAAAAACGGCATACGATGA
- the ilvD gene encoding dihydroxy-acid dehydratase: MKSRSEDILKRPEGSMHRALFKSMGYSDYDLERPLIGIANSWNQIVPGHYNLREISNHIRQGIIQGGGTPVEFGVIAACDGIANGHEGMHYILPTRDLIANDIEMMVEAHCLDAVVLVGSCDKIVPGMLMAAARLDIPAILAVGGNMEGGCDFDNRKSDISSITEALGMLKSGAIDEITYRKLEDCAGPTCGSCSFLGTANTMCCVAEAMGMCLPGSATIPATYAERLRSAQETGRQIVELLRKGINARTIITMESLENAIRVNAAIGGSTNAALHIPAIAYEADCEVTMDIFESLCSKTPVIARINPAAAANVHDFHNAGGVPAVMKELLSVLHGDAITVTGKTVAENVANAEIFDSSIIKTYKNPWSEGGGLAVLKGNLAPNTAITKPAAISPQMQKFVGRAHCFDSEEKANEAIIKGEIQVGEVVVIRYEGPKGGPGMREMYTAMKLLYGRDLALKTALVTDGRFSGTNKGCFVGHVSPEAAEGGPLAIVKDGDMITIDIPARNLHLHISDLEINARTAEWKRPEPKFKKGYLALYAHLAESADKGAIIKNKFK, from the coding sequence ATGAAAAGCCGCAGCGAAGACATTTTGAAACGTCCGGAAGGTTCCATGCATCGTGCACTTTTTAAATCAATGGGATATAGCGACTATGACCTTGAACGGCCGTTGATAGGAATTGCCAATTCCTGGAACCAGATAGTTCCCGGCCATTATAACCTGAGGGAAATTTCAAATCATATCAGGCAGGGTATTATTCAGGGCGGAGGAACTCCGGTCGAATTCGGTGTGATTGCAGCCTGCGATGGCATCGCTAACGGGCATGAAGGGATGCATTACATCCTGCCTACCCGCGATCTCATCGCAAACGATATAGAAATGATGGTCGAAGCCCATTGTCTCGATGCTGTTGTGCTTGTGGGATCGTGCGACAAGATTGTTCCGGGTATGTTGATGGCTGCTGCCCGTCTTGATATTCCGGCCATTTTGGCAGTTGGCGGGAACATGGAAGGCGGCTGCGATTTTGATAACCGGAAATCCGACATCTCTTCCATTACTGAAGCGCTTGGAATGCTTAAATCCGGCGCTATCGACGAGATAACCTACCGTAAGCTCGAGGATTGTGCCGGCCCGACCTGCGGTTCATGTTCGTTCCTTGGAACGGCTAATACCATGTGCTGTGTGGCTGAAGCTATGGGTATGTGTTTACCGGGCAGCGCAACTATTCCGGCAACATATGCCGAACGCTTGCGTTCGGCGCAGGAAACCGGCAGGCAAATTGTCGAATTGCTTAGGAAAGGCATAAACGCACGAACCATCATAACTATGGAGAGCCTGGAAAATGCCATTCGTGTCAACGCCGCAATCGGGGGATCAACGAATGCAGCTCTCCACATACCTGCGATTGCTTATGAGGCCGATTGTGAAGTTACCATGGATATCTTTGAATCTTTATGCAGCAAAACACCTGTTATTGCCAGGATAAATCCTGCAGCTGCGGCAAATGTTCACGATTTCCACAACGCGGGCGGCGTACCGGCGGTAATGAAAGAGCTTTTATCGGTTTTACATGGCGACGCAATAACGGTAACCGGGAAAACCGTAGCTGAAAATGTAGCCAATGCTGAAATATTTGACAGCAGTATCATAAAAACATATAAAAATCCCTGGAGCGAAGGGGGAGGCCTTGCCGTTTTAAAAGGAAATCTGGCGCCCAACACAGCAATTACCAAGCCGGCTGCAATCTCCCCTCAGATGCAGAAATTTGTGGGGCGGGCGCATTGTTTCGACTCGGAAGAAAAGGCTAATGAGGCTATAATCAAAGGTGAAATCCAGGTGGGAGAAGTAGTGGTAATACGCTATGAGGGTCCAAAGGGAGGCCCCGGGATGCGCGAGATGTACACAGCCATGAAATTGCTCTATGGACGGGATCTCGCACTTAAGACAGCTCTCGTAACCGATGGCCGTTTTTCAGGGACCAACAAGGGATGTTTTGTCGGCCATGTGTCGCCGGAAGCGGCGGAAGGAGGACCACTGGCGATTGTAAAGGATGGCGACATGATTACTATCGACATCCCTGCGAGGAACCTTCACCTGCACATTTCAGACTTGGAAATAAATGCCCGTACGGCGGAATGGAAAAGGCCCGAACCAAAGTTCAAAAAGGGGTATCTGGCTCTTTATGCACACCTCGCCGAATCGGCGGACAAAGGCGCCATAATAAAAAACAAATTCAAATAA